One Helianthus annuus cultivar XRQ/B chromosome 12, HanXRQr2.0-SUNRISE, whole genome shotgun sequence genomic region harbors:
- the LOC118484945 gene encoding uncharacterized protein LOC118484945: MARTKEKAGSSSSSSKGKGKQKEQPSKKRQYMGRVSESESEGEEEEMELDPSDKPVWNSGSLDDQTEIWQPTLYNDCMNKLKNKAAAFICEKEVDEPQFGQFGVFAKFRALGWEGALKCFDKDKSNLFMTEIQEWMATLKCHNFNKPSQMKLIGMVHGVPVEMSFDTLKKLGKYHSLPAKEYMIPTLDDLLLKPEKHVRWNDMLADLFLPGRYSGVLYRKNLKI, translated from the coding sequence ATGGCAAGGACCAAGGAAAAAGCGGGTTCAAGTTCATCTTCATCAAAAGGCAAGGGCAAGCAAAAGGAGCAACCATCAAAGAAGAGGCAATATATGGGTAGGGTTAGTGAAAGCGAAAGTGAAGGCGAAGAAGAAGAGATGGAGTTAGACCCGAGTGATAAGCCGGTGTGGAATTCGGGGTCGTTGGATGATCAAACCGAGATTTGGCAGCCAACCCTTTATAACGACTGCATGAACAAGTTGAAAAACAAAGCAGCCgcatttatttgtgaaaaagaggTTGATGAACCCCAGTTTGGCCAGTTCGGGGTGTTTGCTAAGTTTCGTGCTTTGGGCTGGGAAGGAGCGCTCAAGTGTTTTGACAAAGATAAGAGTAATCTGTTTATGACTGAGATTCAGGAGTGGATGGCAACACTTAAATGTCACAACTTCAACAAGCCATCACAAATGAAGTTGATCGGGATGGTACATGGGGTGCCAGTTGAGATGTCATTCGACACGCTGAAGAAGCTGGGAAAGTATCACAGTCTCCCGGCTAAGGAGTACATGATTCCCACGCTTGATGATTTATTGCTCAAACCAGAGAAGCACGTGAGATGGAACGACATGTTAGCGGATTTGTTTTTGCCCGGTAGGTACAGTGGTGTGTTATACCGGAAGAATTTGAAGATATAA